In Elaeis guineensis isolate ETL-2024a chromosome 1, EG11, whole genome shotgun sequence, a genomic segment contains:
- the LOC105034690 gene encoding LOW QUALITY PROTEIN: probable LRR receptor-like serine/threonine-protein kinase At2g24230 (The sequence of the model RefSeq protein was modified relative to this genomic sequence to represent the inferred CDS: inserted 2 bases in 2 codons), with protein sequence MGMRVVACFLAVVMLLRCSPAQQPNTDEFFVADFIRKMGVEAASLSDGSSSSVCSWKMVLCDERKEKVIALLASGLGLSGSIPENTIGKLSMLQTLDLSCNNITGLSSDIWGLGRSLRSLNLSSNQIKGSLPNNLGNFGELESLDLSDNVFSGQMPVALGSLSSLRFLNFSGNRFEGIIPDSFLGCRSLVSIDLSSNRLNGTVPDGFSDAFRNLSFLDLSGNEINGRLPDLSGLHSITYLNLSGNSFQGSVLGVFREPMQVIDLSNNQFQGHISQVNISSSYNWSSLVYLDLSVNEISGEFFRDLGRARSLRHLNIAFNRFSHQNFPMLEQLSGLEYLNLSKTSLTGQIPAEISKLVSLKTLDLSHNHITGHIFDLSNKNIXVLDLSMNNLTGEIPAPLLDKLSNMMSFNFSYNNLTLCAAKFSPQAFNTAFIGSQNDCPIAANPDLIRTKGAKHKGLKLALAITLSVFFLITGLACLAFGFQKRTRSXGVKQLSYKEEPAVSGPFSFQTDSSTWVADVKSATSVPVVIFEKPLLNFTFADLLTATSHFDRGTLLAEGKFGPVYRGFLPGGIHVAVKVLVHGSTVTEQEAAKELERLGRIKHPNLVPLTGYCLAGDQRIAIYDYMENGNLQNLLHDLPLGVQAIEDWSTDTWEEDTGTIQNITTEGMTTWRFRHKIALGAARALAFLHHGCYPQIVHRDVKASSIYLDSALEPRLSDFGLSRIVGASSEDEISRGSLGYAPPEFSESENVLATTKSDVYGFGVVLFELITGKKPLGDDYHEERETTLVSWARTLVRKNQASTVIDPKIRETGSETQMEEALRIAYLCTADLPSKRPSMQQIVGLLKDIEPKAADH encoded by the exons ATGGGTATGCGGGTCGTTGCTTGCTTCCTTGCTGTGGTGATGTTGCTGAGGTGCTCGCCCGCTCAGCAGCCCAACACAGATGAGTTCTTTGTCGCGGATTTCATCCGGAAGATGGGTGTGGAGGCTGCTTCTCTCAGCGATGGCTCCTCTTCTTCAGTTTGCTCTTGGAAAATGGTCTTGTGTGATGAGCGGAAGGAGAAAGTCATCGCCTTGTTGGCTTCCGGCCTCGGGCTCTCCGGCTCCATCCCGGAGAACACCATTGGAAAGCTCAGCATGCTGCAAACTTTGGATCTCAGTTGCAATAACATCACTGGTCTCTCTTCGGATATTTGGGGACTCGGCAGATCTCTCAGGAGCCTCAATCTTTCTTCCAACCAGATTAAGGGGTCTCTTCCAAACAATCTCGGGAATTTTGGGGAATTGGAAAGCCTGGACCTTTCTGACAATGTCTTCTCCGGCCAGATGCCGGTAGCATTGGGCTCACTTTCGAGCTTGAGGTTTCTCAATTTCAGTGGCAATCGGTTCGAGGGGATCATTCCGGATTCGTTTCTTGGCTGTAGGTCTTTGGTTTCCATCGATCTCTCGAGCAATAGACTGAATGGGACTGTGCCAGATGGTTTCAGTGATGCATTCAGAAAtttgagcttcttggatctttctgGGAATGAGATTAATGGAAGGCTGCCGGACTTATCAGGGCTACATTCCATCACCTATCTCAATCTCTCAGGCAATTCATTTCAGGGTTCGGTTCTCGGGGTGTTTCGGGAGCCAATGCAGGTCATAGACCTCAGTAACAACCAGTTCCAAGGCCACATCTCTCAGGTAAACATCAGCTCCAGCTACAATTGGTCTTCGTTAGTTTATCTTGATTTGTCTGTGAATGAAATCAGTGGAGAGTTCTTCAGAGATTTGGGCCGAGCCAGGTCGCTGAGACACCTTAATATTGCATTCAATAGGTTTTCTCATCAGAATTTCCCTATGCTAGAGCAGCTTTCTGGTCTGGAATATCTCAATTTGTCAAAAACCAGCCTGACTGGCCAAATTCCAGCTGAAATCTCTAAATTGGTTAGCTTGAAGACACTAGACCTTTCACATAATCATATAACTGGCCATATTTTTGATTTGAGCAACAAAAATA AAGTTCTGGACCTTTCCATGAACAATCTCACTGGCGAAATACCCGCGCCTCTGCTAGACAAGTTATCCAACATGATGAGTTTCAACTTCTCCTACAACAACCTTACACTTTGTGCTGCTAAATTCTCACCCCAAGCATTTAACACAGCATTCATCGGATCCCAAAATGACTGCCCGATCGCAGCAAATCCAGATCTTATCCGAACAAAGGGAGCGAAGCATAAAGGGCTCAAGCTAGCATTGGCCATTACTTTATCAGTTTTCTTTTTGATAACAGGGTTAGCGTGCCTTGCTTTCGGATTCCAAAAGAGAACCAGAT TGGGCGTTAAGCAACTCTCATACAAGGAGGAACCAGCTGTTTCAGGCCCATTCTCCTTTCAGACGGATTCGTCGACCTGGGTTGCTGATGTCAAGAGTGCTACCTCAGTCCCTGTTGTCATATTTGAGAAGCCATTGCTGAACTTTACCTTTGCCGACCTCTTGACTGCAACTTCACATTTCGATCGGGGAACTTTGTTAGCCGAGGGGAAGTTCGGTCCAGTCTATCGAGGCTTTCTACCAGGTGGAATTCATGTAGCCGTGAAGGTTTTGGTTCATGGATCTACAGTGACGGAGCAGGAAGCTGCAAAAGAGCTCGAGAGGCTTGGTCGGATCAAGCATCCGAATCTAGTCCCTTTAACAGGTTATTGCTTAGCGGGAGATCAGAGAATTGCAATATATGATTACATGGAGAATGGGAATCTGCAGAATTTGCTTCATGACCTGCCATTAGGAGTGCAGGCAATTGAGGATTGGAGCACTGATACATGGGAAGAAGATACTGGAACTATCCAGAACATCACAACTGAAGGGATGACTACTTGGAGATTTAGGCATAAAATTGCACTTGGAGCAGCGAGGGCATTGGCTTTTCTCCACCATGGATGCTACCCCCAGATTGTTCACAGAGATGTGAAGGCAAGTAGCATCTATCTTGATTCAGCATTGGAGCCTAGATTATCTGATTTTGGATTGTCAAGGATTGTTGGAGCTAGCTCGGAGGATGAGATATCTCGGGGATCGCTAGGCTATGCTCCTCCAGAGTTCTCGGAGTCAGAAAATGTCTTAGCAACTACGAAGTCTGATGTATATGGCTTCGGTGTTGTGCTTTTTGAGCTCATTACAGGGAAGAAACCGCTTGGAGATGACTATCATGAAGAGAGGGAGACTACTCTTGTCAGTTGGGCTCGGACATTGGTAAGGAAGAATCAGGCCTCAACGGTCATTGACCCTAAGATTCGGGAGACTGGATCGGAGACACAAATGGAGGAAGCACTGAGGATTGCTTATCTGTGCACTGCTGACCTACCATCAAAGAGACCTTCCATGCAGCAAATAGTTGGGCTCTTGAAGGACATCGAACCCAAAGCAGCTGATCACTGA